One segment of Gadus chalcogrammus isolate NIFS_2021 chromosome 8, NIFS_Gcha_1.0, whole genome shotgun sequence DNA contains the following:
- the LOC130388118 gene encoding Golgi reassembly-stacking protein 2-like encodes MGGSQSVEIPGGGSEGYHVLRVQENSPGHRAGLEPFFDFIVSINNTRLNKDNDTLKDLLKASVEKPVRMLVYSSKTLELREASVTPSNMWGGQGLLGVSIRFCSFEGANENVWHVLDVEPNSPAALAGLRPHTDYIIGADTVMNESEDLFSLIETHEGKGLKLYVYNTDTDNCREVVITPNGAWGGEGSLGCGIGYGYLHRIPTRPFEEGKKISFHGNTPSEPSSPLKDGFTEVQLSAVSPPPVSAALPAGLQDSLAGLSISSAPPTLPSELQTGPPPPPPLPSSSAGPALAPLPAFNPPATTLPGLMPLPANLANLNLAFPDLSAMSLAGLGALPPPTGALAFPPLGSLPPLSFPGLPPLPPLPALPMLPSQLGPLLPQGATGPPMFTPPPAAVCPAPPAVSSPAEDCSAAARETLPTDNRETPERAGTPSS; translated from the exons GTTCAGGAGAACTCGCCGGGACACCGGGCGGGGCTGGAGCCGTTCTTCGACTTCATCGTGTCAATAAACAACACGAGACTG AATAAGGACAACGACACGCTGAAGGACCTGTTGAAGGCCAGCGTGGAGAAGCCAGTGCGAATGCTGGTCTACTCCTCCAAGACCCTGGAGCTGAGGGAAGCCTCCGTCACCCCTAGCAACATGTGGGGGGGCCAGGGCTTGCTGGGGGTCTCGATTAGGTTCTGCAGCTTCGAGGGAGCCAATGAAAATGTCTGGCACGTGCTG GATGTTGAGCCCAACTCTCCTGCGGCGCTGGCGGGCCTGCGGCCGCACACAGACTACATCATAGGGGCCGACACGGTCATGAATGAG TCAGAGGACCTGTTCTCTCTGATCGAGACCCACGAGGGGAAGGGCCTGAAGCTGTATGTTTACAACACGGACACGGACAACTGCAGAGAGGTGGTCATCACTCCCAACGGGGCCTGGGGCGGAGAGGGAAg CCTTGGCTGCGGGATTGGCTACGGATATCTCCACAGGATCCCCACCCGGCCCTTCGAGGAGGGCAAGAAGATCAGTTTCCACGGCAACACTCCCAGCGAGCCCTCCAGTCCGCTGAAGGACGGGTTCaccgag GTGCAGCTCTCTGCAGTCTCGCCCCCGCCCGTCTCGGCAGCCCTCCCTGCCGGGCTACAGGATTCGCTGGCAGGCCTGTCCATCAgctcagccccgcccaccctcCCCTCAGAGCTCCAGACTG gaccccccccccccccccccctccccagctcctCGGCCGGCCCCGCCCTCGCCCCCCTGCCGGCGTTTAACCCCCCCGCCACCACGCTGCCAG GTTTGATGCCGCTGCCGGCTAACCTGGCCAACCTCAACCTGGCGTTCCCGGACCTCAGCGCCATGTCCCTGGCCGGGCTGGGGGCCCTACCACCCCCCACTGGAGCGCTAG CGTTCCCTCCCCTggggtccctccctcccctgagcTTCCCGGGCCTGCCCCCGCTGCCCCCGCTGCCCGCCCTCCCGATGCTTCCGTCCCAGCTCGGCCCGCTCCTGCCCCAGGGGGCCACCGGACCCCCCATGTTCACCCCCCCGCCAGCCGCCGTGTGTCCCGCGCCCCCCGCCGTCTCTTCGCCCGCTGAGGATTGCTCGGCGGCCGCCAGAGAAACGCTACCGACAGACAACAGGGAAACACCGGAGCGCGCCGGAACGCCATCGTCGTaa